In Picosynechococcus sp. PCC 7002, the following are encoded in one genomic region:
- a CDS encoding Ycf51 family protein, whose product MENLDFALYTQWSAYATLFFAVLAIAAFLFKWGIRFRLVGTTGFMIVLTIGLFGLSLGLFSRSVVPGAVRYALVYDNGANLAVVSVKPEVTAEEVNATLRQASNDLFSYGRIGNGDNKFTVRLRVMSHPEPGVSEPLYLGQVQRAIADRENGALDIQLYPENLKKLPQPNAIS is encoded by the coding sequence ATGGAAAATTTAGATTTTGCCCTTTATACCCAGTGGTCTGCCTACGCCACCTTATTCTTTGCGGTCTTGGCGATCGCCGCGTTTCTTTTTAAGTGGGGCATCCGTTTCCGCTTAGTCGGCACCACCGGCTTTATGATTGTGCTCACCATTGGTTTGTTTGGCCTCAGCTTAGGACTCTTTAGCCGTAGTGTCGTGCCGGGGGCCGTGCGCTATGCCCTGGTTTACGACAATGGTGCCAACCTAGCCGTTGTCTCCGTGAAGCCTGAAGTGACTGCCGAGGAAGTCAATGCAACCCTCCGCCAAGCTTCCAATGACCTCTTTTCCTACGGCCGCATTGGCAATGGCGATAATAAATTTACCGTGCGCCTCCGGGTCATGAGTCATCCCGAACCCGGCGTTTCCGAACCCCTCTATCTGGGTCAAGTCCAACGCGCCATTGCTGACCGTGAAAATGGAGCCCTGGACATCCAGCTTTATCCAGAAAATCTCAAAAAGCTGCCCCAACCCAATGCGATTAGTTAG
- a CDS encoding iron-containing alcohol dehydrogenase family protein — protein sequence MKKPAATQTQTVPMQVLIAPAQVLKGNNALAQAGAAIARWGKRPFVVGGQQSLEKLADPLQTLAEQKKLDLASGSYSPDCSEASLQELNKKFKAHKADFVIGIGGGKALDTAKLLAHQQRCPIVTVPTSAATCAAWTALSNIYSDQGAFQYDVALEQCPNLLILDYELVRTAPQRTLIAGIGDAIAKWYEASVSSGHSPQTLTIAAVQEARILRDLLFQKSSQAIADVHSPEWQEVVDATVLLAGVIGGLGGANCRTVAAHAVHNGLTHLPAAHGILHGEKVAYGILVQLRLEEVCQKSQLAETARQQLLQFYRDIGLPKSLADLGLNTMTLAELRQVAEITCQPQSDIHRLPFTVNPDQLMAAMVSTEATRESTASEPQSAPEVTKAQA from the coding sequence ATGAAAAAGCCTGCTGCTACCCAAACCCAAACTGTTCCCATGCAAGTGCTGATTGCGCCGGCCCAAGTACTCAAGGGAAATAACGCCCTAGCCCAAGCTGGTGCGGCGATCGCCCGGTGGGGAAAACGTCCTTTTGTGGTGGGAGGGCAGCAGAGCCTCGAAAAATTGGCAGATCCGCTCCAAACCCTAGCCGAGCAAAAAAAACTCGATCTCGCCAGTGGCAGCTACAGTCCTGACTGTTCCGAAGCGTCCCTCCAGGAACTCAACAAAAAATTTAAAGCCCACAAAGCAGATTTTGTCATCGGTATCGGTGGCGGTAAAGCCCTCGATACAGCCAAGCTCCTTGCCCATCAGCAACGTTGCCCCATTGTGACCGTGCCCACCTCGGCGGCTACTTGTGCTGCTTGGACAGCTCTGTCGAATATTTATTCTGACCAGGGGGCCTTTCAATATGATGTGGCCTTGGAGCAATGTCCGAATCTGTTGATCCTGGACTACGAGTTGGTACGCACGGCGCCGCAACGGACTCTGATTGCCGGGATTGGGGATGCGATCGCCAAATGGTACGAAGCTTCCGTCAGCAGTGGCCATTCCCCCCAGACCCTCACCATTGCCGCCGTCCAAGAAGCGCGGATTCTCCGGGATCTCCTCTTTCAAAAATCCTCCCAGGCGATCGCCGATGTCCACAGTCCCGAATGGCAGGAAGTCGTTGATGCAACAGTTCTCCTCGCTGGCGTGATCGGTGGCTTGGGAGGGGCAAACTGTCGCACCGTGGCCGCCCACGCGGTTCACAATGGGTTAACCCACCTACCTGCGGCCCATGGCATTTTGCACGGAGAAAAAGTTGCCTACGGCATTTTGGTGCAACTCCGCCTCGAAGAAGTCTGCCAAAAAAGTCAACTGGCTGAGACCGCCCGCCAACAGCTCCTCCAGTTTTACCGCGATATTGGCTTACCGAAGAGCCTCGCTGATCTCGGTCTGAATACAATGACCTTGGCCGAGCTGCGCCAGGTGGCAGAGATCACCTGTCAGCCCCAGTCAGACATCCACCGTTTACCCTTTACCGTCAACCCAGACCAGTTAATGGCGGCGATGGTTTCCACAGAAGCAACCAGAGAGAGTACCGCCTCTGAGCCCCAGTCTGCCCCAGAGGTAACTAAAGCTCAGGCTTAG
- a CDS encoding 5-(carboxyamino)imidazole ribonucleotide synthase codes for MKHKVGVIGGGQLAWMMGAEARSLGMELWVQTPNASDPAVSNADQVIIGAIDDLESTAKLVENCHVVTFENEFVDLEALDTLVKRGAKFFPSLPFLAALLDKYDQRRCCQRFGIPVPTFVPWQLGELLPSGWEFPLVVKARRHGYDGKGTFIVKDAAALQTLPTDLADTPLLLEAFVPFEQELAVMVTRNRRGEIRTFPTVETQQIDQVCRWVLAPAAIAQDVVNQVEKIARTLAEGLNLVGIMGIELFLTPEGQVLVNEIAPRTHNSGHFSLDACQTSQFAMQLQAIADLPLGNPKMITPGAVMVNLLGFEHSTGNYAHKRQMLSQFPHSHVHWYDKTSASPGRKLGHVTVLSETNDRETLVAIAQQIEAIWYGDSSPT; via the coding sequence ATGAAACATAAAGTGGGTGTCATTGGCGGCGGACAACTCGCCTGGATGATGGGAGCAGAAGCCCGGAGCCTCGGCATGGAACTGTGGGTACAAACACCCAACGCCAGTGATCCGGCGGTTTCTAATGCTGATCAAGTGATCATTGGGGCGATCGACGATTTAGAGTCCACGGCCAAGCTGGTGGAAAACTGCCATGTGGTCACCTTTGAAAATGAATTTGTTGATCTCGAAGCCCTCGATACCCTCGTTAAACGGGGGGCAAAATTCTTCCCTTCTCTGCCTTTCCTCGCTGCCCTCTTGGATAAATATGATCAACGGCGCTGTTGTCAACGGTTTGGTATTCCGGTGCCGACCTTTGTCCCTTGGCAACTGGGGGAACTGCTCCCCTCTGGTTGGGAATTTCCACTGGTCGTGAAGGCCCGTCGCCATGGTTATGACGGCAAAGGGACATTTATCGTGAAAGATGCTGCGGCGTTACAGACTTTACCAACGGATTTAGCTGATACTCCCTTACTTTTAGAAGCGTTTGTGCCCTTTGAGCAGGAATTGGCGGTGATGGTAACGCGCAACCGCCGGGGAGAAATTCGCACCTTTCCGACGGTGGAAACCCAACAGATTGATCAAGTGTGTCGTTGGGTGCTGGCCCCTGCGGCGATCGCTCAAGATGTAGTAAATCAGGTCGAAAAGATTGCCCGTACCTTAGCTGAAGGGTTAAATCTGGTGGGCATTATGGGGATTGAGCTGTTTCTCACTCCCGAAGGACAAGTATTAGTCAATGAAATCGCGCCCCGCACCCACAATTCCGGCCATTTTAGTTTGGATGCTTGTCAGACTTCGCAGTTTGCAATGCAACTCCAGGCGATCGCCGATTTGCCTTTAGGGAACCCCAAGATGATCACCCCTGGGGCGGTGATGGTGAATTTACTAGGGTTTGAGCACAGCACGGGGAACTATGCCCACAAACGGCAAATGCTGAGCCAATTTCCCCATAGCCATGTCCACTGGTACGACAAAACCAGCGCCAGTCCAGGCCGCAAGCTGGGTCATGTCACAGTTTTAAGTGAGACGAATGACCGAGAAACATTGGTGGCGATCGCCCAGCAAATTGAAGCCATTTGGTATGGTGACTCTAGCCCCACCTAG
- a CDS encoding gamma-glutamylcyclotransferase family protein gives MLKVFVYGTLQPGEANFPRYCAPYHPHIEKAFIPGKLYQLPVGYPALTPEPGWVEGCLLRFRDPNVLGKLDVLEDYQPGRSPSLNEYQRRQAPVYTETKTLLTEAWVYGMTPEKVAQLGGTPFSGSRWTANQNFSNF, from the coding sequence ATGCTCAAGGTTTTCGTGTATGGCACCCTCCAGCCAGGAGAAGCAAATTTTCCCCGCTACTGTGCCCCCTATCACCCCCACATTGAGAAGGCTTTCATCCCAGGGAAGCTTTATCAGTTACCGGTGGGTTATCCGGCCCTCACCCCAGAGCCTGGCTGGGTAGAGGGTTGTCTGTTGCGATTCAGGGATCCCAATGTTTTAGGGAAACTAGATGTCCTTGAAGATTATCAACCGGGGCGATCGCCAAGCCTCAATGAATACCAGCGGCGTCAAGCGCCTGTTTACACGGAGACAAAAACGCTCCTGACGGAGGCTTGGGTCTATGGGATGACCCCAGAAAAGGTTGCCCAACTGGGAGGGACGCCTTTCTCTGGTTCCCGCTGGACGGCTAACCAAAACTTCTCGAACTTCTAG
- a CDS encoding response regulator transcription factor — protein MDKRYNILLVDDEPGVREAVQAYLEDDEALTVTTAENATKAWDVLQTFTPDLVISDIMMPQVDGYQFLGQLREDPRFKTLPVIFLTARGMTGDRIQGYQAGCDAYLPKPFEPEELEAIVKNLLTREAAIAEQQDGGGSNLEGIAQDLREIKQFLGQQNQLVTTPPPLKIDLTPREQSVLDLVAQGLMNKEIAKELETSVRNVEKYVSRLFSKTGTNSRTELVRYALKHGLTQ, from the coding sequence ATGGATAAACGCTACAATATTTTGCTTGTCGATGATGAACCGGGCGTCCGGGAGGCGGTTCAAGCCTATTTAGAAGATGATGAAGCCCTAACCGTCACCACCGCTGAGAATGCCACAAAAGCCTGGGATGTTTTGCAAACGTTTACACCGGATTTGGTCATTTCTGATATTATGATGCCCCAGGTGGATGGCTATCAGTTTTTGGGGCAACTGCGCGAAGATCCGCGCTTTAAAACGCTTCCGGTAATTTTTCTAACGGCCCGTGGCATGACTGGCGATCGCATCCAAGGCTACCAAGCAGGCTGTGATGCCTATTTACCGAAACCCTTTGAACCCGAAGAACTCGAAGCCATTGTCAAAAATCTCCTCACCAGGGAGGCGGCGATCGCCGAACAACAAGACGGTGGTGGCAGCAATCTCGAAGGCATCGCCCAGGATCTCCGGGAGATTAAGCAATTCCTCGGCCAGCAAAATCAATTGGTCACCACCCCACCGCCTTTAAAAATTGACCTGACCCCCAGGGAGCAAAGTGTCCTTGACCTCGTGGCCCAGGGACTGATGAATAAAGAAATTGCCAAGGAGCTCGAAACCAGCGTCCGCAATGTTGAAAAGTATGTTAGTCGCCTATTTAGCAAAACGGGAACCAATAGTCGGACAGAATTGGTACGCTACGCCCTCAAGCACGGTTTAACGCAATAG
- a CDS encoding DUF3288 family protein, whose protein sequence is MPQQDQVHPQANRDRLIVDSLLKGEPTENALVELARLHLRYDGFPGAREIQQDLKLLFQQWGLTEDVLFAKTREIHAAGRAYKHLRHGEEQQDWS, encoded by the coding sequence ATGCCCCAACAAGATCAAGTCCATCCCCAAGCCAACCGCGATCGCCTGATTGTGGATAGTCTCCTCAAGGGAGAACCCACAGAAAATGCCCTGGTGGAATTGGCACGGCTCCATCTGCGCTATGACGGCTTCCCCGGGGCAAGGGAAATTCAACAGGATTTGAAATTGCTGTTCCAACAGTGGGGCCTGACGGAGGACGTTTTATTCGCTAAAACAAGGGAAATCCATGCGGCCGGGCGGGCCTACAAACATCTACGCCATGGCGAGGAGCAACAGGATTGGAGCTAG
- a CDS encoding bifunctional orotidine-5'-phosphate decarboxylase/orotate phosphoribosyltransferase gives MELAPATFTEKLTGAIAAQKTLLVAGLDPNPEMLPDSLRTGDLIQNLKTWLLGIIDQTQDLVCAYKPTLGFYQALGVPGLQLLETVLAHIPPDIPIILDAKHADLNTSSLFAQAIFEAWQVDAVTLSAYPGQDHVAPFLLYPDKGVFLQCRTSNPGAFPLQNYPDPQRPFYLHLIQEIKQWGTPEQLFLEIGGDRPAVFRQVRAIAPERWILARSIWQRSENLEEIVHQGLNSNGSGLLIPIPNDDLSQTDCRQPVAQLRQKIEDIRQRYTPSNARCDLLQVPTNFPAAHPQAELIVQLFDLGCLLFGEYVQASGATFSYYIDLRKIISNPQVFNQVLNAYGAIAKNLKFDRIAGIPYGSLPTATGLALKLNYPMIFPRKEVKAHGTRRVIEGHFEPGETILVVDDVLITGKSIVEGAKKLESAGLTVQEMVVLIDHEAGVKDRLQAQGYQAHAILTISEITETLFQAGRINQSQYDCLVSH, from the coding sequence TTGGAGCTAGCACCCGCAACTTTCACCGAAAAACTCACTGGGGCGATCGCCGCCCAAAAGACCCTCCTCGTGGCGGGCCTCGATCCGAACCCGGAAATGCTGCCGGATTCTTTGCGCACCGGAGATTTAATTCAGAACCTGAAAACGTGGCTTTTGGGGATTATTGACCAGACCCAGGATCTCGTCTGTGCCTACAAACCAACCCTCGGTTTTTATCAAGCCTTGGGTGTACCGGGGTTGCAACTGTTAGAAACAGTTTTAGCCCATATTCCGCCTGATATCCCCATTATTCTCGATGCGAAACACGCCGATCTCAATACCAGCAGCCTTTTCGCCCAGGCGATTTTTGAGGCGTGGCAAGTGGATGCAGTCACCCTCAGCGCCTACCCGGGCCAAGACCACGTTGCCCCTTTTTTGCTCTATCCCGACAAAGGCGTTTTCTTGCAATGCCGCACCTCGAACCCCGGCGCCTTTCCCCTGCAAAATTACCCCGACCCGCAACGGCCTTTTTATCTGCACCTGATCCAAGAAATCAAACAGTGGGGCACCCCGGAACAACTTTTCCTAGAAATTGGGGGCGATCGCCCGGCGGTTTTTCGCCAAGTACGTGCCATTGCCCCGGAACGGTGGATTCTCGCCCGCAGTATCTGGCAACGGAGTGAAAACCTCGAAGAAATTGTGCACCAGGGTTTAAATTCCAATGGGTCTGGCCTCTTAATTCCCATTCCCAACGATGACCTGAGTCAAACGGATTGTCGGCAACCCGTCGCCCAGCTACGGCAAAAGATTGAAGACATCCGCCAGCGTTATACCCCCAGCAATGCCCGGTGTGATTTGCTCCAAGTACCGACAAATTTCCCCGCAGCGCACCCCCAGGCGGAGTTGATTGTGCAGTTGTTTGACCTGGGCTGTCTGCTCTTTGGGGAATATGTCCAGGCCTCCGGAGCGACGTTTTCCTATTACATTGATCTGCGCAAAATTATTTCTAACCCCCAGGTTTTTAACCAGGTGCTCAATGCCTACGGGGCGATCGCCAAAAACCTGAAATTTGACCGTATCGCCGGGATTCCCTATGGTTCGCTCCCGACGGCAACGGGGTTGGCTCTGAAATTAAATTACCCGATGATTTTCCCCCGTAAGGAAGTCAAGGCCCACGGGACGAGGCGGGTGATTGAGGGCCATTTTGAGCCAGGGGAAACGATTTTGGTCGTCGATGACGTGCTGATTACGGGCAAAAGTATCGTTGAGGGGGCGAAAAAACTGGAGTCGGCGGGCCTCACCGTGCAGGAGATGGTAGTTCTCATAGACCACGAAGCGGGCGTTAAGGATCGGCTCCAGGCCCAAGGATATCAAGCCCACGCCATTTTAACCATTTCTGAAATCACCGAAACCCTTTTCCAAGCGGGTCGCATTAACCAGAGTCAGTATGATTGCCTCGTGAGCCATTGA
- a CDS encoding ABC transporter permease, which translates to MGLHLFEHLQMAIATLRTNKMRSGLTMLGIIIGNASVIAMVGLGQGAQKLATEQFESLGSNVLFIIPGSRAAQRTTIDLPKTLVWEDAQAIAEQVPNVAAVAPQINSRGLVTFRGINKDSLLLGITPEFIDVREFTLAQGRFVTDSDVERNKRVAVIGSEIATELFPNIEPVGQKLRVKNLTFDVIGVLEEKGASFGTNQDNAVYMPLTTMSNQVVGRTSPYGTELTFISVSGESEDRVRAMTFQIENLLRLRHKIVDEDDFSVQSQQDLLDVANTITGALTTMLAAIAGISLLVGGIGIMNIMLVSVTERTKEIGLRKALGATENDVLYQFLIESVILAGIGGIFGTGLGLGGVFLANALTPLAAPISVTAIVMAVGVSGGIGLFFGVFPARQAARLDPIVALRSD; encoded by the coding sequence ATGGGATTACATCTGTTTGAGCATTTACAAATGGCGATCGCCACCCTCCGCACCAACAAAATGCGCAGTGGGTTAACGATGCTCGGCATCATCATTGGTAATGCGTCCGTGATTGCCATGGTCGGTTTAGGTCAAGGTGCCCAAAAACTTGCTACAGAGCAGTTTGAATCCCTCGGCTCCAATGTTTTATTTATCATCCCTGGATCGCGGGCGGCCCAGCGCACCACCATCGATTTACCCAAGACCCTCGTTTGGGAAGATGCCCAGGCGATCGCCGAACAGGTGCCAAACGTAGCGGCGGTGGCTCCCCAGATTAATAGTCGCGGTTTAGTCACATTTCGCGGGATTAATAAAGATTCCTTGCTTTTGGGGATTACCCCCGAATTCATTGATGTGCGCGAATTCACCCTGGCCCAAGGACGGTTTGTGACCGACAGTGATGTGGAGCGCAATAAGCGCGTTGCTGTGATTGGGTCTGAGATTGCCACGGAGCTTTTTCCAAATATTGAGCCGGTGGGTCAAAAACTCCGGGTTAAAAATCTAACTTTTGATGTGATTGGCGTTTTAGAAGAAAAAGGAGCTTCCTTTGGCACCAACCAAGACAACGCCGTTTATATGCCCCTAACCACGATGTCCAACCAGGTGGTGGGACGCACGTCTCCCTATGGCACCGAGTTAACCTTTATCTCTGTTTCCGGTGAAAGTGAAGACCGGGTCAGGGCGATGACCTTTCAGATCGAAAACCTGCTGCGGCTCCGCCATAAGATTGTTGATGAGGATGATTTTAGTGTCCAGAGTCAACAGGATCTATTGGATGTGGCGAATACAATTACCGGGGCTTTAACCACAATGTTGGCGGCGATCGCCGGTATTTCTCTCCTCGTTGGTGGGATTGGCATTATGAATATTATGTTGGTGTCTGTCACCGAGCGCACGAAGGAAATTGGTCTCCGTAAAGCCCTTGGTGCCACAGAAAACGACGTCTTATATCAGTTCCTGATTGAATCGGTGATCCTGGCGGGAATCGGTGGGATCTTTGGGACAGGTCTAGGCCTAGGGGGAGTGTTTCTCGCTAATGCATTGACCCCTCTGGCGGCCCCTATTTCTGTGACAGCGATTGTGATGGCGGTGGGCGTTTCTGGGGGAATTGGCTTATTTTTTGGGGTGTTTCCGGCGCGACAGGCGGCCCGTTTAGACCCGATTGTTGCCCTCCGCAGCGATTGA
- a CDS encoding DEAD/DEAH box helicase → MALVHGTWIFQAQQSYFFLWSEVWRSESAVSPPAYPFGGDRQSLEAQLQAHGVTMPENAQWLETTFSLPSTKGTKTKPSIPLLSNQTQIPNQLVWADWQIAGLALNARQATNIIQTLPLTDEALAGDLRFWWQVCRWSLDLVVRCKFLPHVTPLPTGEALATWVPLLDSVTEQQRFAQFLQQMPGICAVGQRPAQVLLSFLTAMVDAQVRPHAKPLQNFPKTSVVFPWCDRLSKAKATFEDLPRQLGHAYENWTFPVREYLVNPPDFALKQPLFRACFQLLPPTAAQDHWQLQYGLQALGNAASIVTADQVWQDPSQPQEILLKGLGLASRLYEPIGESLGGPQPCGCPLDAIQAYEFIRSVAWQLRDKGLGVILPEGLGAGSNEVRLGIKISAQVKDESRLNLQSLLQYNLAVAVGETTLTEREFQDLLARRSPLVEVNGQWLALQPTDVRAAQEIYQTKIGEQPLRVEDALRLGAESGQVFAKLPVIGFEASGALRELLDHLTNNESLKLIEPPDSLQGTLRPYQHKGMSWLSFLQKWGLGACLADDMGLGKTIQAIAFLLTLQENKKLTQPVLLVCPTSVVSNWEREISKFAPSLKTLIHHGDRRAKGKTFASTAQQYDVILTSYSLVFRDQKDLATVSWQGVILDEAQNIKNPQAKQSQAVRALDSGFRIALTGTPVENRLKELWSILDFLNPNFLGTQQFFQRRFAIPIEKYGDRQTLQSLRKLTQPFILRRLKTDKTIIQDLPEKQEMEVFCSLSKDQANLYQKLVDESLAEIENTDGIQRRGLILTLLLRLKQLCNHPVLLQSKPKLGKNFAPRSGKLLRLEEMLEELISEGDRALIFTQFSEWGKLLQPYLQERLGQDVLFLYGATRRETRQQMCDRFQNDPNGPPIFILSLKAGGTGLNLTRANHVFHVDRWWNPAVEDQATDRAFRIGQKQNVQVHKFVSTGTLEEKISAMIASKKELAEQTVDTGENWLTELDTNQLRDLLLLERDRLMEE, encoded by the coding sequence ATGGCACTGGTACACGGCACTTGGATTTTTCAGGCACAGCAATCCTACTTTTTTCTGTGGAGTGAGGTCTGGCGCAGTGAGTCCGCAGTCAGCCCGCCCGCTTATCCTTTTGGGGGCGATCGCCAAAGCCTTGAAGCTCAACTCCAGGCTCATGGGGTGACGATGCCCGAAAATGCCCAGTGGCTAGAAACGACGTTTTCTCTACCCAGTACCAAAGGCACCAAGACAAAACCCTCGATCCCACTCTTGTCTAATCAAACCCAGATTCCCAATCAACTCGTGTGGGCCGACTGGCAAATTGCGGGCCTTGCCTTAAACGCTCGCCAAGCCACGAATATTATTCAAACATTACCCCTCACCGATGAGGCCCTTGCGGGGGATCTCCGGTTTTGGTGGCAGGTGTGCCGCTGGAGTCTTGATCTAGTTGTGCGGTGTAAATTTCTGCCCCATGTGACCCCCCTCCCAACGGGAGAAGCCCTGGCGACGTGGGTACCTTTGTTAGATAGCGTCACAGAACAACAGCGGTTTGCCCAGTTTTTGCAACAGATGCCAGGCATTTGTGCGGTCGGTCAAAGGCCAGCCCAGGTGTTATTGAGTTTTCTCACGGCGATGGTCGATGCCCAGGTGCGTCCCCATGCCAAGCCCCTACAAAATTTTCCGAAAACCTCTGTGGTGTTTCCCTGGTGCGATCGCCTTTCCAAAGCCAAGGCCACCTTTGAAGATCTGCCCCGTCAACTGGGCCATGCCTATGAAAATTGGACGTTTCCCGTGCGGGAATATTTGGTAAATCCGCCGGATTTTGCCCTGAAGCAGCCCCTATTTCGCGCCTGTTTCCAACTGTTGCCCCCCACCGCGGCCCAAGACCATTGGCAATTGCAATATGGTTTGCAGGCCTTGGGAAATGCGGCAAGTATTGTCACAGCGGATCAGGTTTGGCAAGATCCGAGTCAACCCCAGGAAATTTTATTAAAGGGTCTAGGCCTGGCGTCCCGGTTGTACGAACCCATTGGTGAAAGTTTAGGGGGGCCGCAGCCCTGTGGTTGTCCCCTCGATGCGATCCAAGCCTATGAATTTATCCGTTCGGTGGCCTGGCAACTGCGAGATAAGGGCCTGGGGGTCATCCTGCCAGAGGGGTTAGGAGCCGGAAGCAATGAGGTACGCCTTGGCATTAAAATCTCTGCCCAGGTTAAAGATGAAAGTCGCTTAAATCTCCAGAGCCTGTTGCAGTACAATCTGGCAGTGGCCGTTGGCGAAACGACTCTCACAGAACGGGAATTTCAGGATCTCCTCGCGCGGCGATCGCCTTTGGTAGAAGTCAATGGTCAATGGCTCGCCCTCCAACCCACTGATGTGCGGGCCGCCCAGGAAATTTACCAAACAAAAATCGGTGAACAGCCCCTGCGAGTCGAGGATGCCCTCCGTTTGGGGGCAGAATCGGGCCAGGTGTTTGCGAAGTTGCCTGTGATTGGCTTTGAGGCGTCTGGGGCGTTGCGAGAACTCCTTGACCATCTAACAAATAATGAATCCCTTAAGCTAATTGAGCCACCGGACTCGCTCCAGGGGACGCTCCGGCCCTACCAGCACAAGGGGATGAGTTGGCTGAGCTTTTTACAAAAATGGGGCTTGGGGGCTTGCCTCGCCGATGATATGGGTCTGGGGAAAACAATCCAGGCGATCGCCTTTTTATTGACCCTCCAGGAAAACAAAAAACTAACCCAGCCGGTGCTGTTGGTTTGTCCCACCTCCGTAGTCAGTAACTGGGAACGGGAAATCAGTAAATTTGCCCCCAGCTTAAAAACCTTGATTCACCATGGCGATCGCCGCGCTAAAGGAAAAACCTTTGCCAGTACGGCCCAGCAATATGATGTGATTCTCACCAGCTATTCCTTGGTTTTCCGGGATCAAAAAGATTTAGCCACAGTATCTTGGCAGGGCGTGATCCTCGACGAAGCGCAAAATATCAAAAATCCCCAGGCAAAACAGTCCCAAGCGGTGCGCGCCCTCGACAGTGGTTTTCGCATTGCCCTCACGGGAACCCCCGTGGAAAATCGCCTCAAGGAACTCTGGTCAATCCTTGATTTTCTCAATCCCAATTTCCTCGGCACCCAACAATTTTTCCAACGGCGCTTTGCAATTCCCATCGAAAAATATGGCGATCGCCAAACCCTCCAGAGTCTACGTAAGCTCACCCAACCCTTTATCCTGCGCCGCCTCAAGACCGACAAGACAATTATCCAAGACCTGCCCGAAAAACAGGAAATGGAAGTCTTTTGTAGTCTCTCGAAAGACCAAGCCAACCTTTACCAAAAACTGGTGGATGAATCCCTTGCGGAAATCGAAAACACCGACGGCATCCAACGGCGCGGCTTAATTCTCACCCTGCTGCTACGGCTCAAACAGCTTTGTAATCACCCTGTACTGCTCCAGAGCAAACCCAAACTCGGCAAAAATTTTGCCCCCCGTTCCGGCAAGCTACTCCGCCTCGAAGAAATGCTCGAAGAATTAATCTCCGAAGGCGATCGCGCCTTGATCTTCACCCAATTTTCTGAATGGGGGAAACTGCTCCAACCCTACCTCCAGGAACGCCTCGGCCAGGATGTCCTTTTCCTCTACGGAGCGACCCGACGGGAGACCCGCCAACAGATGTGCGATCGCTTTCAAAATGATCCCAATGGCCCGCCTATTTTCATCCTGTCCCTCAAAGCAGGGGGTACCGGGTTGAATTTAACCCGCGCCAACCATGTGTTCCACGTCGATCGCTGGTGGAATCCGGCGGTAGAAGACCAGGCCACCGACCGCGCCTTCCGCATTGGCCAGAAGCAAAATGTCCAGGTGCATAAATTCGTCAGTACCGGCACCCTCGAAGAAAAAATTAGTGCCATGATCGCCAGCAAAAAAGAACTGGCCGAACAAACGGTTGATACGGGAGAAAATTGGCTGACGGAACTGGATACAAATCAACTGCGAGATTTACTGCTCCTAGAGCGCGATCGCCTCATGGAAGAATAA
- a CDS encoding DNA-directed RNA polymerase subunit omega, with product MQKRSSFDSAEIMHRAEDLMQAASNRYRITVQVAQRAKRRRYEEFDAVEDPLMKPPIRAIIEMSDELTQPEIIGE from the coding sequence ATGCAAAAACGTAGCTCCTTCGATTCTGCAGAAATTATGCACCGGGCTGAAGATCTAATGCAGGCCGCATCCAATCGTTACCGCATTACCGTGCAGGTGGCTCAGCGGGCTAAGCGCCGCCGTTACGAAGAATTTGATGCCGTTGAAGACCCGTTAATGAAGCCGCCGATCCGCGCCATTATCGAGATGTCCGATGAACTGACCCAGCCTGAAATTATTGGCGAATAG